A genomic window from Prunus persica cultivar Lovell chromosome G2, Prunus_persica_NCBIv2, whole genome shotgun sequence includes:
- the LOC109947308 gene encoding uncharacterized protein LOC109947308 yields the protein MVTRSKTGSLKPRALSTKHPLLCALSTTTQIPTPTTFKQASKISQWQQAMREEFNALQQNQTWTLAPFHPSQNLVRCKRAHRVKYKSDGSLDRFKARLVAKGFHQQEGLDHNETFSPVAKPTIIRLILSLAVQNDWSVTQLDVSNAFLHGHLQEDIFMVQPPGFLDPSKPQHVCKLKRSH from the coding sequence ATGGTTACAAGATCCAAAACTGGGTCTCTTAAACCACGAGCTCTCTCCACCAAACATCCCCTTCTTTGTGCTTTGTCCACCACCACCCAAATACCAACTCCCACCACTTTCAAACAAGCCTCTAAAATCTCTCAATGGCAGCAGGCAATGCGTGAGGAATTCAATGCCctccaacaaaaccaaacttgGACCCTTGCCCCCTTTCATCCTTCTCAAAACCTCGTTAGATGCAAGCGGGCCCATCGTGTGAAATACAAATCTGATGGCTCTCTTGACAGGTTTAAAGCAAGACTTGTGGCTAAAGGTTTCCACCAACAAGAAGGTTTAGATCACAATGAAACATTTAGTCCTGTTGCTAAGCCTACCATCATCCGGCTCATTCTTTCTCTGGCTGTCCAAAATGACTGGTCGGTTACACAACTGGATGTCTCCAATGCCTTTCTTCATGGCCACCTTCAAGAGGATATTTTCATGGTGCAGCCCCCTGGCTTTCTTGATCCCTCCAAGCCTCAGCATGTTTGCAAACTGAAGAGATCTCACTAG